The Armatimonadota bacterium genome segment AATTGCTGGAAAAACAAAAAGAGGGCAAAAAGCGGCTGAAGCAGATCGGATCGGTCGAAGTACCCCAAGAAGCCTTCCTCAGCGTGCTCAAAGTGGGCGAATAGGCACGACGGCAGGAAACTTTGCCAGGCTCTCGAACTTTTCGTCAAGACAGCCCTAAAGAATTATCGCCCAGCGGCCAACAATCAAGATTAGATTGAGGGCGCCACGATGCGTCCAGGCAGAAAAAGGCAAAGTCGCGGCGACGCGGCGACGCAAAGCCCAAGGGTCTGCAAGCCTCAAGACAGGGGAAGCAGACAGCCGGGTTGCCTGCCCAAACTGCGCGACAGCCGCGCAAGGGGGCAGCAAGATGAGAATATCGATAGACGAGGCGAGAAACGTAGCCCGCCTCTACCAAGCCGAAGGCGAAGTTTCAATCGACCTGGCATCCGTAACGCCACCGACCACCGACGCCGTTACCCTGACCGACGATGCCGAACTGGTCAAGGAAGTCTTGGCCGAAGTCAAAGCCCAGCCCGACATCCGAGACGAACGCGTAACCGAGCTGAAAGCCGCTTACGAATCGGGCCAATACACCGTCGACGCCAAAGCCGTGGCCGATGCCATCGTGCGACGCGCCCTGGCCGACCGAATCAAGTAAGCCCGCTCCGGTACAATATCGGACGGCATGGCTCATATAGTCGCCGTCGTCAACCAAAAGGGCGGGGTGGGCAAAACCACCACGGCTGTCAATCTAGCCGCGGGACTGGCGGCCCTCGGCTACAAAACGCTGCTTATCGACGCCGATGCCCAGGCCAACGCCACCAGCGGGGTCGGAGCCAAAAAGGAAGGCGCCACCCT includes the following:
- the flgM gene encoding flagellar biosynthesis anti-sigma factor FlgM is translated as MRISIDEARNVARLYQAEGEVSIDLASVTPPTTDAVTLTDDAELVKEVLAEVKAQPDIRDERVTELKAAYESGQYTVDAKAVADAIVRRALADRIK